In Dioscorea cayenensis subsp. rotundata cultivar TDr96_F1 chromosome 9, TDr96_F1_v2_PseudoChromosome.rev07_lg8_w22 25.fasta, whole genome shotgun sequence, a genomic segment contains:
- the LOC120269163 gene encoding uncharacterized protein LOC120269163: protein MVSSDNGEFLVEIQEELGQGGVTNGNGTEDHDSLNMQTSQKGLVGEKKDKNKFFSMFKNKAGFEKVRSLSKLPSTKFRQIAEGRDEMSRSVSSTEQHPRHHFHLPFVRKINWPFLMELCKQWIRNPMNMALFVWILCVAVSGAILFMVMTGMLNAALPKKSQRDSWFEVNNQILNALFTLMCLYQHPQRFYHLVLLCRWRQKDILKLRNIYCKHGTYKPHEWMHMMVVVLLLQLNCFAQYALCGLNLGYPREKRPAIGVGICISAAFGAAAAASVYNILSPLGREYETGIDQEASVQATAAGISQPGSLRLKSLEKKYSFAVREDSRVPENKPVWIGGLTDFWDDISLAYLSLFCSCCVFGWNMERLGFGNMYVHTVTFLLFCAAPFFIFNLAAVNINNDAVREALGISGIVLCIFGLLYGGFWRIRMRKRFNLPAYTSCCNNPSVTDCFMWLCCCSCSLAQEVRTADSYEIVEDKFFMKQTDPDGQVTLSPLPREDGLPLFTSNPGSPYRSTSSPPIFILSSLSPSRLSGAYTPDRQLPTVDEDSPTAKANTMKPPTHPKIHRGDNPAA from the coding sequence ATGGTTTCAAGTGATAATGGAGAGTTCCTAGTGGAGATTCAAGAAGAATTAGGGCAAGGTGGTGTGACAAATGGCAATGGAACTGAGGACCATGACTCTCTTAACATGCAGACTTCTCAAAAGGGGTTAGTAGGTGAAAAAAAGGACAAGAATAAATTTTTCAGTATGTTCAAAAATAAAGCTGGATTTGAGAAGGTCAGGTCTCTTAGTAAGTTGCCTTCGACAAAGTTTCGTCAAATTGCAGAAGGAAGAGATGAGATGTCACGATCGGTTTCTTCCACTGAACAGCATCCTCGGCATCATTTTCATCTTCCCTTTGTTAGGAAAATCAATTGGCCATTTTTGATGGAGCTGTGTAAGCAATGGATAAGAAATCCGATGAACATGGCACTTTTTGTCTGGATTTTGTGCGTTGCTGTGTCCGGTGCGATTCTGTTCATGGTTATGACTGGGATGTTGAATGCTGCTCTGCCGAAGAAATCCCAAAGAGATAGCTGGTTTGAAGTAAACAATCAAATCCTAAATGCACTTTTTACTCTCATGTGCCTTTACCAACACCCACAGAGGTTCTACCATCTTGTGCTTTTGTGTAGATGGAGGCAGAAGGACATTCTAAAACTGAGAAACATATACTGTAAACATGGAACATATAAGCCCCACGAATGGATGCATATGATGGTTGTAGTGTTACTTCTCCAGCTTAATTGTTTTGCACAGTATGCCTTATGTGGCCTTAACTTGGGATATCCAAGAGAGAAAAGGCCTGCCATTGGAGTAGGGATATGCATTTCTGCAGCATTTGGCGCAGCAGCTGCTGCCAGTGTATATAATATTCTTAGTCCTCTTGGGAGGGAATATGAGACTGGAATAGATCAGGAAGCATCTGTTCAGGCCACTGCTGCTGGTATTAGCCAACCAGGTTCTCTCCGGCTTAAGTCTCTAGAAAAGAAATACTCTTTTGCAGTAAGAGAAGACAGCAGGGTCCCAGAAAACAAACCAGTATGGATAGGGGGACTGACTGATTTTTGGGATGATATCTCTCTAGCCTATCTTTCATTGTTCTGCAGCTGTTGTGTCTTTGGATGGAACATGGAGAGGCTTGGTTTTGGTAACATGTATGTCCACACTGTAACTTTCCTTCTATTTTGCGCAGCTCCCTTCTTTATATTCAACTTGGCAGCTGTTAACATCAACAATGATGCTGTTCGAGAGGCATTGGGGATTAGTGGTATTGTGCTTTGTATATTTGGTTTGCTATATGGTGGCTTTTGGAGGATTCGAATGAGGAAGAGATTCAACCTCCCAGCTTATACATCTTGCTGTAATAATCCATCAGTGACAGATTGTTTCATGTGGCTTTGCTGTTGCTCATGTTCACTTGCGCAAGAAGTAAGGACGGCAGATTCCTATGAAATTGTGGAAGATAAGTTTTTCATGAAGCAAACAGATCCCGATGGGCAAGTGACATTGTCTCCTTTACCACGGGAGGATGGGTTGCCTCTGTTCACATCAAATCCTGGCTCTCCATATAGGAGCACATCGAGCCCTCCAATCTTTATATTGAGTTCGCTGAGTCCCAGTAGACTTTCAGGTGCATATACTCCAGATAGGCAGTTGCCAACGGTCGATGAAGATTCTCCCACAGCAAAAGCCAATACAATGAAACCACCTACTCACCCTAAGATTCACAGAGGAGATAATCCGGCAGCATAG
- the LOC120268383 gene encoding uncharacterized protein LOC120268383, with amino-acid sequence MEKESNASSPAMKPMKFAPKIVPRKVAKAAIPKSEPVDTKNDVIDKELLSKLSSVKNDGPGRRMPNNDRKFAFAMGNDSTKARPFGKPRLGYDGDVYNASGSKKEKEYIEPWDYSHSYYPVTLPLRRPYMGDPETLDEEEFGQNSTSTTFDESLIDPTDELELLEKSDEAQMLLFQFPKQFSLPKVSAGDAKGKSVIREEDDTEIKGHNARKGCTLKELPAGFMGKLLVYRSGAVKLKLGESLFDVSPGSDCGFAQEVTAIRTDMKQCCVLGELSKRAIVTPDVDSLFDSMEHTGHS; translated from the exons ATGGAGAAGGAATCGAATGCTTCTTCTCCTGCGATGAAG CCGATGAAGTTTGCGCCTAAAATAGTTCCTCGGAAGGTGGCAAAGGCTGCCATACCGAAATC GGAACCGGTTGATACGAAGAATGATGTGATTGATAAGGAGTTGCTTTCGAAGCTTAGCAGTGTAAAG AATGATGGTCCTGGTAGGAGAATGCCAAACAATGATAGGAAAT TTGCATTCGCAATGGGAAATGATTCAACAAAGGCAAGGCCATTTGGCAAACCCAGACTTGGGTATGATGGTG ATGTTTATAACGCATCAGGttcaaaaaaagagaaagaatacaTTGAACCCTGG GACTACAGCCACTCATACTATCCTGTCACACTTCCTTTAAGGAGGCCATATATGGGAGATCCTG AAACTCTTGATGAAGAAGAATTTGGCCAGAACTCAACCAGCACCACTTTTGATGAGTCACTAATTGACCCTACAGATGAGCTCGAGCTTTTG GAGAAGAGTGATGAAGCACAAATGCTTCTTTTCCAGTTTCCTAAACAATTTTCACTTCCAAAAGTGTCTGCTGGTGATGCAAAAGGCAAATCAGTTATTAGGGAAGAAGATGATACAGAGATCAAAGGGCATAATGCCAGGAAAGGCTGTACTTTAAAAGAGCTACCTGCTGGTTTCATGGGAAAGTTACTGGTATACAGAAGTGGTGCTGTCAAATTGAAGTTAGGAGAATCCCTTTTTGAC GTTTCTCCAGGTTCAGATTGTGGTTTTGCACAAGAGGTCACTGCAATCAGAACTGACATGAAACAATGTTGTGTGCTTGGTGAGCTTAGCAAGCGCGCGATTGTGACTCCAGATGTCGATTCCCTTTTCGATTCTATGGAACATACAGGCCATTCCTAg